A region of Rhodospirillales bacterium DNA encodes the following proteins:
- a CDS encoding tetratricopeptide repeat protein, giving the protein MLADRYGLPLTTSSGVARDAYVAGCDRVLSAEHGDVAELTRAVEADPDFAVAHAALARARFLLADVAGARAAAAKARELAANATPRERAHVDALCLSIEGRPVEALAATRAHLAEHPRDAMVAAPATGVFGLIGFSGRLDREPEQVAFLEALRPHLADDWWFQSVLAFALEEAGRLDEALALIERSMAANPRNAHGAHIKAHVLYEMGEDRAALDYLGPWLEAYPREGLMHCHISWHVALFALILGDAARAWSVYEAQVHPGGAWGPALNVATDAPAFLWRAELAGQPRRAALWTEVREHAHKAFPKAGVAFVDVHRALASVGADDHEGVGRVVSELEQRAAAGRSPASPVVAGLAAGLAAYGRGDWTAAIALLEPALAETVRIGGSRAQRDVVENTLLAAYLKDGRAADARRMVAARADRRPSVPVAGLV; this is encoded by the coding sequence ATGCTCGCCGATCGTTACGGACTGCCGCTCACGACATCTTCCGGGGTCGCGCGCGACGCCTATGTCGCCGGTTGCGACCGGGTGCTGTCGGCCGAGCACGGCGACGTCGCCGAGCTGACCCGCGCGGTCGAGGCCGATCCGGACTTCGCCGTCGCGCACGCGGCGCTGGCCCGCGCCCGCTTCCTGCTGGCCGACGTCGCGGGCGCCCGGGCGGCGGCCGCGAAGGCCCGCGAACTCGCCGCCAACGCCACGCCGCGCGAGCGCGCCCATGTCGACGCGCTGTGCCTGTCGATCGAGGGCAGGCCGGTCGAGGCGCTGGCGGCGACGCGCGCCCATCTCGCCGAGCATCCGCGCGACGCGATGGTGGCGGCGCCGGCGACGGGCGTGTTCGGCCTCATCGGTTTCAGCGGCCGGCTCGACCGCGAGCCCGAGCAAGTCGCCTTCCTCGAGGCGCTGCGCCCGCACCTCGCCGACGACTGGTGGTTCCAGTCCGTCCTCGCCTTCGCGCTGGAGGAGGCGGGGCGGCTCGACGAGGCGCTGGCGCTGATCGAGCGCAGCATGGCGGCCAATCCGCGCAACGCCCACGGCGCGCACATCAAGGCGCACGTGCTCTACGAGATGGGCGAGGACCGCGCCGCGCTCGACTATCTCGGCCCGTGGCTCGAGGCCTATCCGCGCGAGGGGCTGATGCACTGCCACATCTCGTGGCATGTCGCGCTGTTCGCGCTGATCCTCGGCGACGCGGCGCGCGCGTGGTCGGTCTACGAGGCGCAGGTGCATCCCGGCGGCGCCTGGGGACCGGCGCTGAACGTCGCCACCGACGCGCCGGCCTTCCTGTGGCGCGCCGAGCTCGCCGGCCAGCCGCGCCGCGCCGCGCTATGGACCGAGGTGCGCGAGCACGCGCACAAGGCGTTTCCCAAGGCCGGCGTCGCCTTCGTCGACGTGCACCGCGCCCTGGCCAGCGTCGGCGCCGACGACCACGAAGGCGTCGGGCGCGTCGTCTCCGAACTGGAGCAGCGCGCGGCCGCCGGACGTTCGCCCGCGAGCCCGGTGGTGGCCGGCCTGGCGGCGGGCCTCGCCGCCTACGGCCGCGGCGACTGGACGGCTGCGATCGCGCTCCTCGAGCCGGCGCTGGCCGAGACCGTGCGCATCGGCGGCAGCCGCGCGCAGCGCGACGTGGTCGAGAACACGCTGCTGGCTGCCTACCTCAAGGACGGCCGCGCCGCCGACGCCCGCCGCATGGTCGCGGCCCGCGCGGACCGGCGGCCGTCTGTCCCCGTCGCCGGTCTGGTGTAG
- a CDS encoding PhoX family phosphatase yields MTDSLRHDDPVDDIGRNPTTGPRFGDIVARRLSRRGALGAIAAAAVAPVTLRPSLAKAVSSLGFAELSAKPSPTHAVAKGYRADILIRWGDPVEAGAPAFDPRALTAAGQSKQWGYNNDFLAFMPLPPGSTASDHGLLVANHEYTNTAFMWSGIKSDTVMAAMTRERVEVELAAHGLSVVEVKRADGRWSVVAGGRHNRRLPMTAPFRVAGPAAGHPRLRTSADPAGTRVLGTLNNCAGGKTPWGTTLHGEENFHAYFSGAAPADSEAAARKRYGVGTSARGYRWWGARVDRFDLAKEPNEPNRFGWVVELDPYDPASTPVIRTALGRCKHEGATTVVNRDGRVVVYSGDDERNEYIYKFVTAGRFDPADRAANMDLLDAGTLHAARFDADGTMRWLRLVHGEGPLTAANGFASQADVLIEARRAADLLGATRMDRPEDVETNPTTGIVYAALTNNAERKDDQKDPANPRADNVGGHIVAMIPPGAPGKDVDHAADTFRWEIPILAGDPSKPGTGARYHADTTADGWFACPDNVAFDPKGRLWISTDTGSNWVKFGIPDGLWACDVAGDAAYLTKRFFACPLGAEMCGPEFTPDGRTLFLAVQHPGTDGLPGSSFDTPATRWPDFKDDTPPRPSVVVVTREDGGEIGT; encoded by the coding sequence ATGACCGATTCCCTGCGCCACGACGACCCGGTCGACGACATCGGCCGCAACCCGACGACGGGCCCACGATTCGGCGACATCGTCGCCCGCCGCCTGTCGCGGCGCGGCGCCCTGGGCGCGATCGCGGCCGCCGCGGTGGCGCCGGTCACGCTGCGTCCATCGCTCGCCAAGGCGGTCTCGTCGCTCGGTTTCGCGGAACTGTCGGCCAAGCCGTCGCCGACCCACGCCGTCGCCAAGGGCTACCGCGCCGACATCCTCATCCGCTGGGGAGATCCGGTCGAGGCCGGCGCACCGGCCTTCGATCCGCGCGCGCTCACGGCGGCGGGACAGTCGAAGCAGTGGGGCTACAACAACGATTTCCTCGCCTTCATGCCGCTGCCGCCGGGCTCGACCGCGTCCGACCACGGGCTGCTGGTCGCCAACCACGAGTACACGAACACCGCCTTCATGTGGTCGGGCATCAAGAGCGACACGGTGATGGCGGCGATGACGCGGGAGCGCGTCGAGGTCGAGCTGGCGGCGCACGGCCTGTCGGTCGTCGAGGTCAAGCGCGCCGATGGACGCTGGTCGGTGGTCGCCGGCGGCCGCCACAACCGGCGCCTGCCGATGACGGCGCCGTTCCGCGTCGCCGGGCCGGCGGCGGGCCATCCCCGGCTGCGCACGTCGGCCGATCCCGCCGGAACGCGCGTTCTGGGAACGCTCAACAACTGCGCCGGCGGCAAGACCCCTTGGGGCACGACGCTGCACGGCGAAGAGAATTTCCACGCCTATTTCTCCGGAGCGGCGCCGGCGGATTCGGAAGCGGCGGCGCGCAAGCGCTACGGCGTCGGCACCAGCGCGCGCGGCTACCGCTGGTGGGGAGCGCGCGTCGACCGGTTCGATCTCGCCAAGGAGCCGAACGAACCCAACCGGTTCGGCTGGGTGGTCGAGCTCGATCCCTACGATCCGGCCTCGACGCCGGTGATACGCACCGCGCTGGGCCGCTGCAAGCACGAGGGCGCCACGACGGTCGTGAACCGCGACGGCCGCGTCGTCGTCTACAGCGGCGACGACGAGCGCAACGAGTACATCTACAAATTCGTCACGGCGGGAAGGTTCGATCCCGCGGACCGCGCCGCCAACATGGACCTGCTCGACGCCGGCACGCTGCACGCCGCGCGCTTCGACGCCGACGGCACGATGCGGTGGCTGCGGCTCGTCCACGGCGAGGGCCCGCTGACGGCGGCCAACGGCTTCGCGTCGCAGGCCGACGTTCTGATCGAGGCGCGCCGCGCCGCCGATCTGCTAGGCGCCACGCGGATGGACCGGCCGGAGGACGTCGAGACGAATCCGACGACGGGGATCGTCTACGCCGCGCTGACCAACAACGCCGAGCGCAAGGACGACCAGAAGGATCCGGCGAACCCGCGGGCCGACAACGTCGGCGGCCACATCGTGGCGATGATCCCGCCCGGCGCGCCGGGCAAGGACGTCGACCACGCCGCAGACACGTTCCGCTGGGAGATCCCGATCCTCGCCGGCGACCCGTCGAAGCCCGGCACGGGCGCGCGCTACCACGCCGACACCACGGCGGACGGCTGGTTCGCCTGTCCCGACAACGTCGCCTTCGACCCCAAGGGGCGGCTCTGGATCTCCACCGACACCGGCAGCAACTGGGTGAAGTTCGGCATCCCCGACGGGTTGTGGGCCTGCGATGTCGCCGGCGACGCCGCCTACCTGACGAAGCGTTTCTTCGCCTGCCCGCTCGGCGCGGAGATGTGCGGACCCGAGTTCACTCCGGACGGACGGACGCTGTTCCTCGCCGTGCAGCATCCCGGCACCGACGGGCTGCCCGGCTCCAGCTTCGATACCCCCGCGACGCGCTGGCCCGACTTCAAGGACGACACGCCGCCCCGCCCCAGCGTGGTGGTCGTCACGCGCGAGGACGGCGGCGAGATCGGAACTTGA